The following coding sequences are from one Triticum aestivum cultivar Chinese Spring chromosome 5A, IWGSC CS RefSeq v2.1, whole genome shotgun sequence window:
- the LOC123103437 gene encoding ubiquitin-conjugating enzyme E2 28 — protein sequence MANRRIQKELMDLQKDPPTSCSAGPAGADLFHWQATIMGPGDSPYSGGVFFVNIHFPPDYPFKPPKVNFQTKVYHPNINSNGSICLDILKEQWSPALTISKVLLSISSLLTDPNPDDPLVPEIAQLYKNQRARYEETARAWTQKYAMG from the exons ATGGCGAACAGAAGGATTCAGAAGGAGCTCATGGATTTGCAAAAGGATCCACCAACATCATGCAGCGCTGGGCCTGCTGGGGCGGATCTATTCCACTGGCAGGCCACAATCATGGGCCCTGGTGATAGCCCCTACTCAGGAGGGGTGTTCTTTGTCAACATCCATTTCCCTCCTGATTACCCCTTTAAGCCTCCAAAAGTGAATTTCCAAACAAAG GTGTATCACCCGaacatcaactccaacggcagcaTCTGCCTGGACATCCTCAAGGAGCAGTGGAGCCCGGCGCTAACCATATCCAAGGTCCTACTCTCCATCAGCTCCCTGCTCACCGACCCCAACCCCGACGACCCCCTTGTCCCGGAGATCGCGCAGCTCTACAAGAACCAGAGAGCCCGCTACGAGGAGACCGCGAGGGCCTGGACCCAGAAGTACGCCATGGGCTGA